The Streptomyces sp. NL15-2K genome contains a region encoding:
- a CDS encoding SDR family oxidoreductase: MTSQTYLSQLFSLDGRVAVVTGGSSGIGRAIAGALARAGAGVVVVARREEELAATVDELSADGCRAAWVSADLRTRDGVRAAAEEAAGVFGEPDILVNSAGVNLRPPMGEVGEEVWDTTMAVNLDAPYLLGQRFGPGMAARGFGRIIHITSQQAHRAFVQSGAYGVSKGALESLARSQAEAWSPHGVTCNTLVPGFVMTPLNARLSSDPEKVAALAARTMVGRNGLAEDFAGAVVFLASRASAYVTGQAIFVDGGFSVH, from the coding sequence ATGACCTCGCAGACCTACCTTTCTCAACTGTTCTCGCTGGACGGCCGGGTTGCTGTGGTGACTGGCGGAAGTTCCGGGATCGGCCGCGCCATTGCCGGGGCTCTCGCGCGAGCGGGCGCGGGCGTTGTGGTGGTGGCGCGCAGGGAGGAGGAACTGGCCGCCACGGTCGATGAGTTGTCGGCGGATGGCTGCCGGGCGGCCTGGGTGAGCGCCGACCTGCGCACCCGCGACGGGGTGCGTGCGGCGGCGGAGGAAGCGGCCGGGGTGTTCGGGGAACCCGACATCCTCGTGAACAGCGCCGGAGTCAACCTGCGGCCGCCGATGGGCGAGGTGGGCGAGGAAGTGTGGGACACCACGATGGCGGTGAACCTGGATGCGCCCTATCTACTGGGCCAGCGGTTCGGGCCCGGCATGGCCGCGCGGGGCTTCGGGCGGATCATCCACATCACCTCCCAGCAGGCGCATCGGGCGTTCGTCCAGAGCGGTGCCTACGGGGTCTCCAAGGGTGCGTTGGAATCGCTGGCTCGCTCACAGGCTGAGGCGTGGTCGCCGCATGGCGTCACCTGCAACACGCTGGTGCCGGGCTTTGTGATGACGCCGCTCAACGCGCGGTTGTCCTCCGACCCGGAGAAGGTGGCGGCGCTGGCTGCGCGCACGATGGTCGGGCGCAACGGGCTGGCCGAGGACTTTGCGGGTGCGGTGGTGTTCCTGGCCAGCCGCGCCTCCGCCTACGTCACCGGGCAGGCGATCTTCGTCGACGGCGGGTTTTCCGTTCACTAG
- a CDS encoding carboxymuconolactone decarboxylase family protein, which yields MDARLNFFASPTAGKVLKHFMAAGKALKDSPLPTATQELVALRVSQINGCAVCIDMHTKEAAAAGDTPVRLNLVAAWREATVFTEAERAALELAEQGTRVADAAGGVSDDVWANAAKHYDEEQLTALVVLVSFMNTANRLNIITQQPAGNYEPGQFH from the coding sequence ATGGACGCGCGACTGAACTTCTTCGCCAGCCCGACCGCCGGCAAGGTGCTCAAGCACTTCATGGCGGCGGGCAAGGCGCTCAAGGACTCGCCGCTGCCGACCGCGACGCAGGAGCTGGTGGCGCTTCGCGTGAGTCAGATCAACGGCTGCGCCGTCTGCATCGACATGCACACCAAGGAGGCCGCCGCTGCCGGCGATACCCCGGTACGGCTGAACCTGGTCGCGGCATGGCGGGAGGCCACGGTCTTCACCGAGGCCGAGCGTGCCGCGCTGGAGCTGGCGGAGCAGGGGACCCGGGTCGCGGATGCGGCCGGTGGCGTCAGCGACGACGTGTGGGCGAACGCCGCCAAGCACTACGACGAGGAGCAGCTCACCGCCCTGGTGGTCCTGGTCTCCTTCATGAACACGGCGAACCGGCTGAACATCATCACCCAGCAGCCGGCCGGCAACTATGAGCCCGGGCAGTTCCACTGA
- a CDS encoding YihY/virulence factor BrkB family protein: MVRTLKRHGRHGAAGQKAEPVRAPEAPEAGPDEQVERQAPDTPTDLPRRSWGAVLKGTLREFKKDELTDRAAALTYYGILALFPALLALISLLGVVGRSATQEVLDNIQNLAPGAARDVLNNAVRELQGNAGIGSVMAIVGLVLAVWSASGYVAAFIRSANAVYDVPEGRPVWKVLPVRVGVTVALMIMAVVSALIVVFTGGLAREVGTALGVGDTALTVWSIAKWPVLVLLVTIMIAVLYWATPNARVRGFRWITPGSFLALVIWMIASAGFAIYVANFASYNKTYGTLAGVIIFLVWLWITNLAILLGLEFDAELARQRAVAGGHPAEKEPYVQPRDTRKWDEEDRRRLES, from the coding sequence ATGGTACGGACACTGAAACGGCATGGAAGGCACGGCGCAGCCGGCCAGAAGGCCGAGCCCGTGCGGGCACCGGAGGCACCGGAGGCGGGGCCGGATGAGCAGGTGGAGCGGCAGGCGCCGGACACTCCGACGGATCTGCCCCGGCGCTCCTGGGGGGCGGTGCTGAAAGGCACCCTCAGGGAGTTCAAGAAGGATGAGCTGACCGACCGGGCCGCGGCGCTGACCTACTACGGGATCCTGGCGCTGTTCCCGGCACTGCTCGCGCTGATCTCGCTGCTCGGGGTCGTCGGCCGGTCCGCGACGCAGGAGGTACTGGACAACATCCAGAATCTTGCCCCGGGCGCGGCGCGGGACGTCCTGAACAACGCGGTGCGGGAGTTGCAGGGCAACGCCGGGATCGGCTCGGTGATGGCGATCGTGGGCCTGGTGCTCGCGGTGTGGTCGGCGTCCGGCTATGTCGCCGCGTTCATCAGGAGTGCGAACGCGGTCTACGACGTCCCCGAGGGCCGTCCGGTGTGGAAGGTGCTGCCGGTGCGGGTCGGGGTGACCGTGGCGTTGATGATCATGGCCGTGGTCAGCGCGCTGATCGTCGTGTTCACCGGCGGCCTGGCACGGGAGGTGGGTACCGCGCTGGGCGTCGGTGACACAGCACTGACGGTGTGGTCGATCGCGAAGTGGCCGGTGCTGGTGCTCCTGGTCACGATCATGATCGCGGTCCTGTACTGGGCGACGCCCAACGCGCGGGTCCGCGGCTTCCGCTGGATCACGCCGGGCAGTTTCCTGGCGCTGGTGATCTGGATGATCGCCTCGGCCGGGTTCGCGATCTATGTGGCGAACTTCGCCTCGTACAACAAGACCTACGGCACGCTCGCCGGTGTGATCATTTTCCTGGTGTGGCTGTGGATCACCAATCTGGCGATCCTGCTCGGCTTGGAGTTCGATGCGGAGCTGGCTCGCCAGCGCGCTGTAGCAGGCGGTCACCCGGCTGAGAAGGAGCCGTATGTGCAGCCCCGCGACACGCGGAAGTGGGACGAGGAGGACCGCCGCCGTCTTGAATCCTGA
- a CDS encoding IS110 family transposase translates to MVDTTAIDLFLGLDLGKEFHHAHGRTEDGRTVHDKRLPNTEPKLLELFTRLVAKFGTVLVIVDQVANIGALPLTVARAAGCRVAYLPGLSMRRAADLHPGEAKTDARDAFVIAETARTMPHTLRAVDRDDEVLAELTMLTGYDNDLAGEVNRATNRLRGLLSQIHPSLERVLGPRLAYPYIQALLQRHGSPARLRKLGRARCEALLKVHGSRKAHHLTAEIFDALAEQTLVVPGTEASALIVPGLAAQLAAAHTQRRQAEQEIAALLEALPLFHLLTSLPGLGVRTTAAVIVAIGDGTGFPTAGHLASYAGLAPATKSSGTSIRGEHAPHRGNRLLKRALFQAAFAAIGCKADPSSRIYYDRQRARGKTHTQAILRLARQRVNVIHAMIRTGALYEARTPNDVDLAA, encoded by the coding sequence ATGGTCGACACGACCGCGATAGATCTTTTCCTCGGCCTGGACCTGGGCAAGGAGTTCCACCACGCCCACGGCCGGACCGAAGACGGCAGAACCGTGCACGACAAGCGGCTGCCCAACACCGAGCCGAAACTGCTGGAGCTGTTCACCAGGCTGGTGGCGAAGTTCGGCACTGTCCTGGTGATCGTGGACCAGGTCGCCAACATCGGCGCGCTGCCGCTGACGGTGGCCCGCGCGGCCGGCTGCCGGGTGGCCTACCTGCCCGGGCTGTCGATGCGGCGGGCCGCCGACCTGCACCCGGGCGAGGCCAAGACCGACGCCCGCGACGCGTTCGTGATCGCCGAGACCGCCCGCACCATGCCGCACACCCTGCGCGCGGTGGACCGCGACGACGAGGTGCTGGCCGAGCTGACCATGCTCACCGGCTACGACAACGACCTGGCCGGCGAGGTCAACCGCGCCACCAACCGGCTGCGCGGCCTGCTCTCTCAGATCCACCCCTCTCTCGAGCGTGTGCTCGGCCCGCGCCTGGCCTACCCCTATATCCAGGCGCTCCTCCAACGGCACGGCTCCCCGGCGAGACTGAGGAAACTGGGCCGGGCCCGCTGCGAGGCCCTGCTCAAGGTGCACGGTTCGCGCAAGGCCCACCACCTGACCGCAGAGATCTTCGACGCGCTCGCCGAGCAGACCCTTGTCGTGCCGGGCACCGAGGCATCCGCGCTGATCGTGCCGGGACTCGCCGCCCAGCTCGCCGCCGCCCACACCCAGCGCCGCCAGGCCGAGCAGGAGATCGCCGCCCTGCTGGAGGCCCTCCCTCTTTTCCACCTCCTGACCTCCCTGCCCGGCCTGGGCGTCAGGACCACAGCGGCCGTGATCGTCGCGATCGGCGACGGCACCGGCTTCCCCACCGCCGGACACCTCGCCTCCTACGCCGGACTCGCCCCCGCCACGAAGTCCTCGGGCACCTCCATCCGCGGCGAGCACGCACCCCACCGCGGCAACCGGCTCCTCAAACGCGCCCTGTTCCAGGCCGCGTTCGCCGCGATCGGCTGCAAAGCCGACCCGTCCTCCCGGATCTACTACGACCGGCAACGCGCACGCGGCAAGACCCACACCCAGGCGATCCTCCGCCTGGCCCGCCAGCGCGTGAACGTCATCCACGCCATGATCCGCACCGGGGCCCTCTACGAAGCACGCACCCCGAACGACGTCGACCTCGCCGCCTGA
- a CDS encoding carbohydrate ABC transporter permease gives MTTTTPAATVAPPTDRPPTARRGARAPSARRRRSTPLTIAMLAALAYFLLPLFWLLVASTKSTQDLFNTFGLWFSRAPQLLTNIRATFTQDDGVFAHWLLNTAVYAGVSALGAALLAAAAGYGFAKFRFRGDRAAFNLVLGAVMVPATALAIPTYLLFAKVGLVNTPWAIILPSLVNPFGLYLMRVYAEDAVPDSLLEAARIDGAGEVRIFFRIALRLLAPGLVTVLLFTLVATWNNYFLPLIMLNDPKLYPITVGLSSWAAQAQNGGGGVPLSVSSTPGGRLVGVDRGFRERPAKRDVPGGSGG, from the coding sequence ATGACCACGACCACCCCTGCGGCCACGGTCGCCCCGCCCACGGACCGTCCCCCCACCGCGCGTCGAGGAGCGCGCGCACCGTCGGCCCGGCGCCGCCGCAGCACCCCGCTGACGATCGCCATGCTGGCCGCCCTCGCCTACTTCCTCCTGCCGCTGTTCTGGCTGCTCGTCGCCTCCACCAAGAGCACCCAGGACCTCTTCAACACCTTCGGCCTGTGGTTCTCCCGCGCCCCGCAACTGCTGACGAACATCCGGGCGACCTTCACCCAGGACGACGGGGTCTTCGCGCACTGGCTGCTCAACACGGCCGTGTACGCGGGCGTCAGCGCGCTGGGCGCCGCACTGCTCGCGGCCGCCGCCGGTTACGGCTTCGCCAAATTCCGGTTCCGCGGCGACCGCGCCGCCTTCAACCTCGTACTCGGCGCCGTCATGGTCCCGGCCACGGCCCTGGCGATCCCGACGTACCTGTTGTTCGCCAAGGTCGGCCTGGTCAACACGCCCTGGGCGATCATCCTGCCGTCCCTCGTGAACCCCTTCGGTCTCTACCTGATGCGCGTCTACGCCGAGGACGCCGTACCGGACAGCCTCCTGGAGGCCGCCCGCATCGACGGGGCGGGCGAGGTACGGATCTTCTTCCGGATCGCCCTCAGACTGCTGGCCCCGGGCCTGGTGACCGTCCTGCTCTTCACACTCGTGGCGACCTGGAACAACTACTTCCTGCCGCTGATCATGCTCAACGACCCGAAGCTGTACCCCATCACGGTCGGGCTGTCCTCCTGGGCCGCCCAGGCCCAGAACGGCGGGGGGGGGGTGCCCCTATCTGTTTCGTCAACCCCGGGGGGTCGGCTTGTAGGGGTTGATCGTGGTTTTCGGGAACGTCCCGCGAAGCGGGATGTTCCTGGCGGATCGGGTGGCTGA
- a CDS encoding RICIN domain-containing protein — MHGRRPTKALGTFIAAGAMLVIPMASAQAYNPTGGIMYQLGNEPCLKGRGNCAVYPKSAQLPSGRLVASFEKATVVPETGSADGETLPVYKSDDHGTSWQPLSEVKAPAYLSSDPKYAKYTSNWTNPYLYVMPQTVGNLKAGTLLLASVVSGDDHYYREHKAADPNWTPSNDGDRSDLAIALYSSTDDGASWKVVNVIATGGWQGGSAGAVGKNVAAANTHQQVDPLWEPYLMVHNGRLVCYYSDENDYIGFNPVTGVPTLDPANDTAPDSHGQILVHKTWNGRGAQWSAPVVDVAGLTQNMGGGKTEIGGGRPGMTNVVPTTDGKWLLTFEYWGGGTNTKYLLADAPLKFYRGSPTGEAVTSLPVDAGSRPLAVNGSPVVIRLPDGRLVYNAAGSGNVWVNESGRSDGAWKEYQTTSRAGYSRNLQYVRGTGRIAILNNQDTSTIAYAEVDLGHSDGAYYQLVNRKTGQVIGTGGKTNDANIGNGDVPDVRLENAGSTANKDTQFWHVVTEPQGGTTLLNKSGGRAAAIWTGNATVGQRIGQWVDNSATGSWNVIRTADGYYKFQALKNPDVYLTGASAGAPLTLQNAVADGSQEWRLVQRAPTSVDLTRDRR, encoded by the coding sequence ATGCACGGAAGAAGGCCGACGAAGGCACTGGGAACCTTCATCGCGGCAGGCGCGATGCTGGTGATACCCATGGCCAGTGCGCAGGCGTACAACCCGACGGGCGGGATCATGTACCAGCTCGGAAACGAGCCGTGCCTGAAGGGACGGGGCAACTGCGCGGTCTACCCGAAGTCGGCGCAGCTGCCGAGCGGGCGTCTCGTCGCCTCGTTCGAGAAGGCCACGGTCGTACCGGAGACGGGCAGCGCCGACGGCGAGACGCTCCCGGTGTACAAGAGCGACGACCACGGAACGTCGTGGCAGCCGTTGTCGGAGGTCAAGGCCCCGGCGTACCTCTCCAGCGACCCGAAGTACGCCAAGTACACGAGCAACTGGACGAACCCGTACCTCTACGTGATGCCGCAGACGGTCGGGAACCTCAAGGCGGGCACGCTGCTCCTCGCGAGTGTCGTGTCGGGCGACGACCACTACTACCGTGAGCACAAGGCGGCCGACCCGAACTGGACGCCGTCCAACGACGGAGACCGCAGCGACCTGGCGATCGCCCTGTACTCGAGCACCGACGACGGCGCGTCGTGGAAGGTCGTCAACGTCATCGCCACCGGTGGCTGGCAGGGCGGCAGCGCGGGCGCGGTCGGCAAGAACGTCGCCGCCGCGAACACGCACCAGCAGGTGGATCCCCTCTGGGAGCCGTACCTGATGGTCCACAACGGCCGGCTGGTCTGTTACTACTCGGACGAGAACGACTACATCGGCTTCAATCCGGTCACCGGCGTCCCGACCCTGGATCCCGCGAACGACACCGCTCCGGACTCGCACGGCCAGATCCTCGTCCACAAGACCTGGAACGGGCGCGGCGCGCAGTGGAGCGCTCCCGTCGTCGACGTCGCGGGCCTGACCCAGAACATGGGAGGCGGCAAGACGGAGATCGGAGGCGGCCGGCCGGGCATGACGAACGTCGTCCCGACGACGGACGGGAAGTGGCTCCTCACCTTCGAGTACTGGGGCGGCGGAACCAACACCAAGTACCTGCTCGCCGACGCCCCGCTGAAGTTCTACCGCGGCTCCCCGACCGGCGAGGCCGTCACCTCACTGCCGGTCGACGCCGGTTCCCGTCCGCTCGCGGTCAACGGCAGTCCGGTCGTCATCCGGCTTCCCGACGGGCGCCTGGTGTACAACGCCGCCGGCAGCGGCAACGTCTGGGTCAACGAGAGCGGACGCAGCGACGGGGCGTGGAAGGAGTACCAGACGACCTCACGGGCGGGATACAGCCGCAACCTGCAGTACGTCCGGGGCACCGGCCGCATCGCGATCCTCAACAACCAGGACACGTCGACGATCGCCTACGCCGAGGTCGATCTCGGCCACTCGGACGGCGCCTACTACCAGCTCGTGAACCGCAAGACCGGTCAGGTCATCGGCACCGGGGGCAAGACCAACGACGCGAACATCGGCAACGGAGACGTTCCCGACGTCCGCCTAGAGAACGCCGGTTCGACGGCGAACAAGGACACCCAGTTCTGGCACGTGGTGACCGAACCACAGGGCGGCACGACCCTGCTGAACAAGTCGGGCGGCCGCGCGGCCGCCATCTGGACGGGGAATGCGACGGTCGGCCAGCGGATCGGCCAGTGGGTCGACAACAGCGCCACGGGCAGCTGGAACGTCATCAGGACCGCCGACGGCTACTACAAGTTCCAGGCGCTCAAGAACCCGGACGTGTACCTGACCGGTGCATCCGCCGGGGCGCCGCTGACCTTGCAGAACGCGGTCGCGGACGGCTCGCAGGAGTGGCGGCTCGTCCAGCGGGCTCCGACCTCCGTGGACCTGACGCGGGACAGGCGTTGA
- a CDS encoding beta-galactosidase has translation MADLPVRVLFGAAYYHEYTPAYDPELRPDERLKTDLDLMAAANFSVIRVGESVWSTWEPENGKFDLDWLQPVLDGAHERGISVIVGTPTYAVPPWLARQYPEITGEYATGRRLGWGGRQEADFTHPAFRFHAERVIRKMVARYADHPAVIGWQVDNEPGLHLLHNRGVFERFVDHLREKYGDVETLNREWGLVYWSHRLTTWADLWTPDGNVQPQYDVAWREFQARQVMELIGWQADLVREYARPGQFVTTCISYTRQGVADDELSSPLDIASGNPYYDMQDGLLLPDPTPDDHEQIWKTTGVWSMYQTADWMFSSRQEPFLVTETNAASIGFPWDNRPAYDGQWRQAAWAHVARGARMVEYWQWQTLRFGAETYWGGVLPHSGQPGRAYAELARLGAEFDKAGPLVAGIEPDADITMVYSTPSKWLMQKYPPLATADGEPDPAAYHRILDPFYRGAFDAGRQVRIVHARQLHDPRGERQGLTPEEAVRRHPVLVVPGLYLAHDETVDWLAAYAHAGGHLLLGPRTAYADHEARARHERAPGRLAEAAGVHYDEFSNLAGAVPVRPAADGPLRLPDDAAATHWVDGLTVTDADVLAGYEHPHFGRWPAITTRRHGAGRVTYVGTLPDRALARALAAWLAPAARHGWGDLPASVTATTGTSSDGRRVHVVHNWSWEPTRVEAPAALTDVLGGAEVPAGTEVELGAWDVRVFATAADAREDDR, from the coding sequence ATGGCGGATCTGCCCGTCCGCGTCCTCTTCGGCGCCGCGTACTACCACGAGTACACGCCCGCGTACGACCCCGAACTGCGGCCCGACGAGCGGCTCAAGACCGACCTGGACCTGATGGCCGCGGCGAACTTCAGCGTGATCCGGGTGGGGGAGTCGGTCTGGTCGACCTGGGAGCCGGAGAACGGGAAGTTCGACCTCGACTGGCTCCAGCCGGTCCTCGACGGCGCCCACGAGCGCGGCATCTCCGTCATCGTCGGCACCCCGACGTACGCGGTGCCGCCGTGGCTGGCCCGCCAGTACCCGGAGATCACCGGCGAGTACGCCACCGGGCGGCGGCTCGGCTGGGGCGGCCGCCAGGAGGCCGACTTCACCCACCCCGCCTTCCGATTCCACGCCGAACGGGTCATCCGCAAGATGGTCGCCAGGTACGCCGACCACCCGGCGGTCATCGGCTGGCAGGTGGACAACGAACCGGGTCTGCACCTCCTCCACAACCGTGGCGTCTTCGAGCGCTTCGTCGACCACCTGCGCGAGAAGTACGGCGACGTCGAGACCCTCAACCGCGAGTGGGGCCTGGTCTACTGGTCGCACCGCCTGACCACGTGGGCGGACCTGTGGACGCCGGACGGCAACGTCCAGCCCCAGTACGACGTCGCCTGGCGGGAGTTCCAGGCCCGCCAGGTCATGGAACTCATCGGCTGGCAGGCCGACCTCGTCCGCGAGTACGCCCGCCCCGGTCAGTTCGTCACCACCTGTATCTCCTACACCCGGCAGGGCGTGGCGGACGACGAGTTGTCCTCCCCCCTCGACATCGCCTCCGGCAACCCCTACTACGACATGCAGGACGGTCTGCTGCTGCCCGACCCCACGCCCGACGACCACGAGCAGATCTGGAAGACCACCGGCGTCTGGTCGATGTACCAGACCGCGGACTGGATGTTCTCCTCCCGCCAGGAACCCTTCCTGGTCACCGAGACCAACGCGGCCTCCATCGGCTTCCCCTGGGACAACCGCCCCGCCTACGACGGCCAGTGGCGGCAAGCCGCCTGGGCGCATGTCGCGCGGGGCGCGCGGATGGTCGAGTACTGGCAGTGGCAGACCCTGCGCTTCGGCGCGGAGACCTACTGGGGAGGTGTCCTGCCGCACAGCGGACAGCCGGGCCGTGCCTATGCCGAACTGGCCCGCCTGGGCGCCGAGTTCGACAAGGCGGGCCCGCTCGTCGCGGGGATCGAGCCGGATGCCGACATCACCATGGTCTACTCGACGCCCAGCAAGTGGCTCATGCAGAAGTACCCGCCGCTCGCCACCGCCGACGGCGAACCGGATCCCGCCGCCTACCACCGCATCCTCGACCCGTTCTACCGCGGCGCCTTCGACGCCGGCCGCCAGGTGCGCATCGTGCACGCCCGGCAGTTGCACGACCCGCGCGGTGAGCGGCAGGGGCTTACGCCCGAGGAGGCCGTGCGCCGGCACCCGGTCCTCGTCGTCCCCGGCCTGTACCTCGCCCACGACGAGACGGTCGACTGGCTCGCCGCCTACGCCCACGCCGGCGGCCACCTGCTCCTCGGCCCGCGCACCGCCTACGCCGACCACGAGGCACGGGCCCGGCACGAACGGGCACCCGGGCGCCTCGCCGAGGCCGCCGGCGTCCACTACGACGAGTTCAGCAACCTCGCAGGCGCCGTACCGGTCCGCCCCGCGGCCGACGGCCCGTTGCGGTTGCCGGACGACGCGGCGGCGACGCACTGGGTGGACGGTCTCACCGTCACCGACGCCGACGTCCTCGCGGGCTACGAGCACCCGCACTTCGGCCGCTGGCCGGCGATCACCACCCGTCGCCACGGCGCGGGCCGCGTCACGTACGTGGGCACCCTGCCCGACCGAGCCCTCGCCCGCGCCCTGGCCGCATGGCTGGCCCCCGCCGCCCGCCACGGCTGGGGAGACCTCCCGGCGTCCGTGACCGCGACGACCGGCACCTCCTCCGACGGGCGCCGCGTCCACGTGGTCCACAACTGGAGCTGGGAGCCCACCCGGGTCGAGGCCCCCGCGGCGCTGACCGACGTCCTGGGCGGCGCCGAGGTTCCCGCCGGTACGGAGGTGGAGCTGGGCGCATGGGACGTACGTGTGTTCGCCACGGCGGCGGACGCTCGGGAGGACGACCGATGA
- a CDS encoding SRPBCC domain-containing protein codes for MSTEQTTAANGFSYTLTRTLDAPAAKVWRAWTTPEQYAQWAYAAAGSVEMDVRPGGAWKATMVTPDGGQFPLTGSYLEVAENRLLVVGMDVPGKPVPAAMTMELDEQDDHHVRIVLRQTCDTAEERDMAEQGSTMLLDSLSAFLAEETKD; via the coding sequence ATGAGCACTGAGCAGACCACCGCGGCCAACGGCTTCTCCTACACGCTGACCCGAACACTGGACGCCCCTGCGGCCAAGGTGTGGCGGGCGTGGACCACCCCCGAGCAGTATGCGCAGTGGGCTTACGCCGCTGCCGGCTCCGTCGAGATGGACGTACGGCCTGGCGGAGCGTGGAAGGCCACGATGGTCACACCCGACGGGGGCCAGTTCCCGCTGACCGGCTCTTACCTCGAGGTCGCCGAGAACCGCCTCCTCGTGGTCGGCATGGACGTGCCCGGCAAGCCCGTGCCCGCAGCCATGACCATGGAACTCGACGAGCAGGACGACCACCACGTGCGGATCGTGCTCCGCCAGACCTGCGACACCGCCGAGGAACGCGACATGGCCGAACAGGGCAGCACCATGCTCCTCGACAGCCTGAGCGCCTTCCTGGCCGAAGAGACGAAAGACTGA
- a CDS encoding phosphotransferase, translating into MTELVTPQDIARRTSAAVDAAVGAGRDLGLTVTDARVLHELFSVVVHLAPSPVVARIPTVLPHHVSLDFQGSRQQAELDVARWLADQGTPVIPPSPLVPREPVQRGGFSMTFWQFVEEDRDKEPDYVANSEITADLHAAMRAYPGRLSFLSAAEPQFIADSLALLEKRPDLIGPTDLDRARRELRVLEPIVRSRTAFEERFPGIGLQPIHGDSPPANIFSGVDGDLYADFELVTLGPVEWDLAALGPALESAYNRGAQRNGMRPLNEDVLSFVNAVGMLRAIASLTLVPQLPLLMEYLKPAVDQWQTMPFAGGVAD; encoded by the coding sequence ATGACTGAGTTAGTGACACCCCAGGACATCGCCCGCCGCACCTCCGCCGCAGTCGACGCGGCTGTCGGAGCAGGGCGCGACCTCGGACTCACCGTCACGGATGCCCGGGTGCTCCATGAACTGTTCTCCGTCGTTGTCCACCTCGCGCCCTCACCGGTCGTGGCCCGGATTCCCACCGTCCTGCCGCACCACGTGAGCCTCGATTTCCAGGGATCCCGCCAGCAGGCGGAACTGGACGTGGCACGGTGGCTCGCAGACCAGGGAACCCCTGTGATCCCTCCCAGCCCGCTCGTGCCGAGGGAACCCGTTCAGCGCGGCGGGTTCTCGATGACGTTCTGGCAGTTCGTCGAGGAAGACCGAGACAAAGAGCCCGACTACGTGGCGAACTCCGAAATCACAGCTGACCTGCACGCCGCGATGCGCGCATACCCGGGCCGGCTGTCGTTTCTGTCCGCGGCCGAACCTCAGTTCATCGCAGACAGCCTTGCTCTGCTCGAAAAGCGCCCCGACCTCATCGGGCCGACCGATCTGGACCGCGCACGCCGCGAATTGCGGGTCCTGGAACCTATCGTGCGCTCACGTACGGCGTTCGAGGAAAGGTTCCCGGGGATCGGCCTCCAACCCATCCACGGCGACTCCCCGCCCGCGAATATCTTCTCCGGGGTGGACGGGGACCTCTACGCCGACTTCGAGCTCGTCACGTTGGGCCCCGTCGAGTGGGACCTGGCCGCTCTCGGTCCCGCCCTCGAATCCGCCTACAACCGCGGCGCGCAGCGCAACGGCATGAGGCCGTTGAACGAGGATGTCCTGAGCTTCGTGAACGCCGTGGGGATGCTGCGAGCCATCGCCTCCCTCACGCTCGTTCCTCAACTTCCCCTGTTGATGGAGTATTTGAAGCCGGCCGTCGACCAATGGCAGACGATGCCGTTCGCCGGCGGCGTGGCCGACTGA